In Acaryochloris marina S15, the genomic window GACCTTAGCAGTTAGTATTTGTGTCATTGTTCTGCTCCTTCTAATACCTCCATCAGTCCTGGCAAATTCTTATTCGAAGCAGCCAGCAGATCAGGAGGAATCACTGATAACACTTGGGGAGAGAACCCCCAGATCAAGATTGCCGGGTCAATTCTTCCAGCTTTAACAAAGGCGATTGCTTGTTCTATCGATAACTGACACCAGGCATTCTCTGGATGGGGAGCTGGTACAGGGGGCAGAGTCGGCAGGGCAGAAGTGGTCATGAGTTTTTCTCCAGATACGCGAAACCCCCAGCGAATAAGCCAGGGGAATTAATAGGTGTGAAGTCTTTTAATAGGTGTGAAATGAGGAGGAAGATTTAAGCTAGCTTGTAGGTGGATGCGATTGCTAACGAGCAGCAGGTGATCGCATCCGCTAAGACCAGGATTGCTAAACCCTACACCAATAAACCAACCTCAACCCCATTGCAGCAACATACTCCCTGATGACCGACCCAAGGCTTTCCTGGGTTTGGGCCTGCTGAAAGTCAATGAGCTGGAACGTGCGGCCATTCCAGACTTCGATTTTGGCAATGTGGATTTTCATGGGATTGCCTCCGATGATTCAGAAGAAAGCCCCCTAGCAGTGAACCAGGGGGCAAATGAGTGTGAGGGGAACAAGAAGGATAAGAAAGAAAAGAGAAGGTTTTGGGGGAGGGGGGTGCTGTTAATTGAGTTACAAGGCTTGGAGATATCCCGCCAATATTTCAGAAGAAAAACCCCGGACAGTAGATGCCGGGGTGCTTTGGAGATAATGAAATGAAGGAATGGGAATTACCTTAACACTGCGGGAACGATGATGGCAATTACAGCCGTTGCAATCAAACCAAAGGCCAGGTTGATGAGCAGTTTCGAGGCTTCCCAGTAGGTGTCAGTTCGTTCATTAGCTGCTCGAACATCTTTATCGAGAGCTTCGACCTTGGTTGTTAGCTCCTGAATCTGGCCTGACATCGTTGTTAGAGCCTGTTCAATCGGATTATTGCTTTCAGGTGTAGATGCTGTCATTGCAAGCTCCTTGGTTACTGTCATTGTATCAATCAGAGAAGAAGGGCACCCCAGCCAAGAGCCAGGGCGCAGAAGGGACGGGATACTAGTACTCGCTGGAGTGCATCAGAGTCAGAACTCGGGTGGTGACAGCGGTATTACCGGGTTCATCCGAGCCGTACTCCAGTTTTTTGTCAAAGTAGTCAATCTTCCAGAGATATTGCTCTCCTTTGAACTCGATCCGCCCGTAATCGTGTTCTTGCCACGGGTCATTATCTTCCGTGAAATCATCGAACACACGGACCAGTCGAAAGAGTTCTTGCTGAGCTTCTGACGAAAGACCTTTAACAAGCTGAGTAGTGTAGACCTGACCTAGGGTATGGTCACCCTTACGAAAGCGGTCATTGAGCTGGGCAATGGTGGGGGCTTGGGTTACTTCTGTAGTGGTCATAAGATTGTCCTCTGAAATTCCTGAAACGGTCGAAGGGGCAGAGGTTGCCCCTTCGATGGATGGTCTAGAATTCGTCTTCGTATGCATCCTCAGCCCGGAGCTGACGGGATGAGGGAACTGTCTCCCAATGACTAAGTCGGGCATTGGGGCCAAATTGCTGCTTGACCCAATCTCTGAGCCGATCACCGAGTGAGCCAGGTCGATTCTTGACAGCGAAGTAGTATTCTTTTGAGTCTCCCCCATCGCGAATACCAGGCCAGAACTCAACCTGAACAAAGACTAGGAAATATTCAGGATGGAGTGGATCTGTAACTCGTTCATCGATCCACTGCTCTAGTTGCGTTAAGGTAGTTGGCATCTGTATTTCCTTTGTTAATTGGTTTACAGAGAGAGCCGCTGAGGTTCCGGCAAGAAAAGCAGCGGCTCTATTTAATAGATATTTTTTGAAATCATTCAGTTTGTAGCACTGAAGGGCATCGGGCTATCCCCGGTGGCTGCGGTATCAGCAGTTTGACCAGCACTCAGCAGAACTCGCTTATTCAGTTAGTTTGCAACCCTGGATTTTTGTTTTTTGGTGAGGCCGTTTGCTTTCCTCATCCATGTATCTATAATATCAAATTCATTTATATAAATCAACTTTATTTTTAGTTTGCTCTTTTATTTGGAAAAAGCTAAGCTATTCGGTAGTTCCGTAATTAGGGAGGCTATATGCTGACTCTGTTGAAGTTGGTCGAGAATTTGGAACTCAGTTTCAGTCAGTGGTTTCTCTTAACACGTCGAACTCAGGGATTAACTCAAGACGATGTAGCTGAGGCACTTGGTATTAGCGGTCAGTCAGTTAGTAATTGGGAAAGAGGCCGTTCTATTCCTACACTGACCATTGATCAGATAAAAACTTTATGCAGAATTCTAAACTGCACCCTGGATGACATTCCTAATGCTGATGTTGAATAAACTGACTTTGGCTTAAATTGCTCTTGCTGACATCAGTAAAATGTTCAAGCAAATAGAAGTGATGCCTGAAATTATTTGAGAGATTAACAGTCCATAGCCTAATCGACTATCGCAGCCTTAACTGGATCAAACCATTCAGGGTAATCGTGCTCAAAATCTATACATACATGGCAGAAACAAGCCACTGCCGAAATTCAAGGAGGTGAGAACAATGTAATCCCATTAAACGTAAAAAACCCCGACTGGTCGAAGAGTCAGGGCTTTTAAGCGTCCAAGCACTCCCAATATTTCAGGGGACTTAAACTCAATGCTATTTTCCAGAGCATGTTTTGGGTCTCCAAAGGAGCCGTATGTCCATCTTAGCTCAAGATACATTCAGGTCAAGATTGCTATGGGCAATTTCTGACCAAAGGCTTCCTATCACTACGTCTAGGGAACCTATTCATGAACTCATCCCAATCCTTCATCCCCACCCGCAAGGGCAACCCCTGCGACCTCTGCGGGGACTTCAAAGGAAAATGCAGCACCGTCGAAAACCTCCATCTCTGCATGTCCCTCTCAGGCCAGATCGCAGGCTATCGCTATCTCGGCCAGTCCAAAGATGGACTCTGGGGTAAATATGTCGTAGACAATGGGCAGAACCTCCGTCAGGAAGACCGGGAACGCAGATGGCAAGAGCAACGGATTCTTAGAGAAAAACGTGCCCAAGCCGAAGCCAAACGTCACGCCCAATCCCTCCCTGCACCAGAACGGGATCGGCTCTACCGCCAGCTCCTAGGTCAACTCACCTTGCACCCAGCAGATCGGGCTGACTTGTATCGTCGTGGATTTACAGATGATCAGATCAAAGACTGGGGCGTGAAATCAGTCGATCAGTGGCAATCGCTTACGACAGAGCTACCCCATACCTTGCCAGGGGTGAACTTGGATGGCAGATCGATCAATACTCCAAGGCCAGGATATTTGTGTCCAATCCTTGATGCAGATAATCTGATCGTCGGATTCCAGATCAGATCCCGCAGTTCTGAAAGGGGGCGCTATTATTGGCTGACAGGAAAGACTAGGAAACGACCCAACGGACCCACACCCCACCTTCCCACTGGTGAACTCCCTCTATCCATTCACCAGCCAGAGCAGATCACTAGAGACTCAATCGCCCTCGTAGAGGGAACTGGGGCCAAGCCTCGCATTCTTGCTCAACGACTTGGACTCATTGCCATCGGCGCGGCAGGGGGATTGTTTGCGGCATCCCCTGAAACATTGAAAGCAACTCTGGCTCAGCTCGGCACAACCACTATCGAGTTTTACCCAGATGCCGGGGCTATTCAGAACAAGTCAGTGTTGCGACAATACCGGGCAACTTGGGAACTTCTCAAGGATTGGGGCTACAGTGTTAGGGTCGCATGGTGGAAGCAGACCGATAAACGCATCCATCTTGACATTGATGAACTGGACGACATTAGTCAGATTCGGTTGTTGTCAGTGGCCGATTTTGAACAGATTGTGGCCCAGTGCAACCGATTACTGCACAAGCTCCAAGACGTTCTCACAACGTTTATCCGTCCTTCATCACCGACCCTAGGGTTTGCGACTTCTAATGAACAACAAACCCAGACCCCTAACCTTCGTAGAACGAAGCGAACTGCATCATATGATGAGTGTGCTGAAATACTACATACAGCAAGTCGTCGAGCTAGACGATCCCATCCCCGTGTTGCACGACTGCTTAAAGCCCATCGAAGACAGCAACATGTTTCAAGACTTCGACTGGAAAACTATCGAAGACGCATTAGAAGACGTGCTGCAACATCGACAGACCACTCAGGGCGCAGCATCCATAGCAGCCCTGGAAATCACGGGACTCTCAATACAACAACGCCTCTAGTCCACGAATACCAACCTGGCGAACGACTCCAGACCTGGCAAACCCTCATCTCATCGGGTTTTCCCTATATCCTCGATACCTCCCAACCGGGTACAGGTAAAAGCTACGACTCTGGGAACATCAACCCGATTGACTTCAAGGTATCTCAGGTCATCTATCTCTCAGACCAGCACCGAAATCCCACCGTATCAACCCTAGAACGTGGGAATGGCTGGAATGACCTAGAAGCTAGACATGGGGGGCTGAATCGGGTCGGCAATCGACTTCAGCGATCTGCCAAGGGTGATATGTATGCAGTTCCTGCCAACTGTAGTCGGATTGGGGTCTTGAATGCCCTACGGGATAAGAATATCCCTGGTGCCGATACTGCCAATTTGATCTGTGGAACCTGCGTGGCTAGAGAAGCCTGCATCAATGCGGAAGGTCCAGGGTATGGGTATTTGAACCAGCGGCGTAATGTCCTGGGTTCACCCCTACTGAGGGCACACCCTGATAGTCTGCCTGACCCAGAGGATTATCCCCTGGAAAACTCGATGTTGATCTGGGATGAACCGGGACAGAACTATCAGGTTAAGCAGTCTGTAGTTGTCACCTTCAACGACTTGCAGCAAACAATCTCAACCCTCATTCTTTATCCTGAAGTGTTCGCCTTAGTGCAACCTTTACTAGTGGCACTGCTACCCCTGTTAGATGGGTCCGAGAACCTGGGCAAGTATGGCCTGAAGCATCTGGAGGTGAAAGGAAAACTCCCCGATATGGCAGGGGTAAAGCTTGGTGAAATTGCTCTGCTACTATCCCCTAACCTAGGCTTTCTCAACACCACATCAGACTATGGGGTGGACCTTGCGGATTTGCCCAAGCAACTCAGAAAGGCATTCTCTGAACGAGACTCCGAGATGGCAGAGCAGGCTAGGAATGGGGTCGTTAAGCAATGGCTGGTTCCCCTAATCCGCATACTGCAAGGTGGAGCAGGATGTGTCCAGGTTAGTCACTATGGCCTTGTTCTGAACACCCCAACCCCTCGACATCGAGCCTTAGCTCAAGCTGCCCAAGCCAATGTGTTCCTCGATGCCACCTTATCCCGTGAAGACTTAGCCCTAAAGCTGGGTTGTTCTCCTGATGAAATTCTAGTCGTGCAGCAAGCCGTCCCAGATACCGGAAACCTGGAGGTGATTCAGGTGAAGGACATGGGACGAGTGGGCATGAGTCGGGGTGGCGATCAGACCAAGCGCATTGGGGCCTTAGCTCAGCATTACCAAGACTTGGATGCAGTGAATACCCGAACGATTGACTTCAAGAAGTTTGAGAAGGATGGGGCCTGGTGGCGGGATAGCCGAGGGGTTAATGATTTTCTTACAGTCCAGACCCTAGTCCTCGTGGGCACTCCCTGCCGTAACCTCAATGACCTCGCTGCTGAGTTTGCGATTGTCTGTGGGTATTACCCAGAAGACGATGACCCGCAATTCACCGCATTTATAGACCGCTCCATCCTCGCGGAGATTCACCAAGCCATTGGGCGACTCAGGGCACATCGGCGGCCTGAAGAATCCCTGCAAGTGGTGCTGCTCTCCAATATAGAAATGGATACCCCAGTACAGATAGTCCAAGCCAAGGATCTAACGATTGAAGCAGCCAAGAAAACTGAGCGAGTGCAAATCGCTATCAAATCCGCGATTCTCCAGTTGCAGGCTAAAGGCGAGAAAATCACCCAGCAGATCGTTGCGGGCATGACCAAAATCCCAAGGGGCACGATTGCCCGATACTGGCGACTGTTCACTTCGCTATTAGAAAGTTTAAATAGCAAAATGAACAATTCAAGCAATGGGCCAAATCCAGATCAAGAAACCCATCAAGCGATTGCTGGTGTTCTGGATGAACTGGCGGATCTGCCCGTCAATGAGCTGCTGCCGAGCCTAAATGAGGTGTTCTTTGACTGGCTCAAACCCAAGGAATGGGGGTCTGTGTGGAGTGAAATCAGCGCATCGGGCCAGATGGCGATTCTGGAGGGTTTGGCGCTGGTATTGCCCGTGAAGATGCTGGAGGGAGCGGTGCCAGAGCTGGTGGCGTGAGGGGACGAGCTTGCAGAGTTAGTGTGTCTATTTAATGCGCGGAAGCTATACAAACACCTTAGTCAGTCATTATTAGGATGGGGGTAAGTTCTGATTCTGCCTATCGAATTAAATGAATCTTTGCTAACAAACGGCGAGTTCGTGTGGAGCAAAAGACACTATTGAATATTTTGGATATACAGCCTAATTTTTGGGTTTATTGGTTTGCCTTTTGTGGCATTATCATGGGTCGCTACTTTATTACGGCAGGAGGGACTCATTGGCTATTGCATTTAATATTGGGTGAGCAGCTTTTAGATACTTGGTTTGGGAATAGGCAGCAAGAACAGAAGGCGATTTCAGAAGACATCAAGCTCTCTACCTTGTCAGCTATTTTCTTCGCGCTAAGTGCAGCCTGTTTTATGGGTTGCTATCAATTAGGAGTGACACGGGTTTACACCCAGTTGAGAGTTCAAGATTTAACCTATCTGGTCACTAGCTACCTTGGTGTATTGATACTCCAGGATACGTATTTCTACTTTATGCATCGGCTATTTCACCTACCCATGCTCTTTAAGCGCTTCCACCAAGGACATCATCGGTCTAGAATTCCAACGCCTTGGACCTCTTTTGCCTTTGATCCCCTAGAAGCAGCCATTCAAGCTTTTTTCTTATTCTGTATTACCTTGATCATTCCCTTGCATTACGATGTTCTACTTGCTCTTTTGACCACAATGACAATTTGGGCTGTCGGTAATCACCTGGGATTCCAAATCATCCCTGATTCTCGGCTCAGTCGCTGGTGGGGAAGATGGTGCATCGGGTCAACCCACCATTTGGTGCACCATAACCGATACTCACGACATTACGGCCTCTATTTCACCTTTTGGGATAAACTTCTGGGAACTCAAGATATCAACTACGAAGCGAAGCGCTCATAGTATTAAGCAAGCTAAACCAGGACAATCAAGCAGAAGAATGACCCACCAACCACCATAGCCACAGCAACCATCGAATCAATCTTAGGAACTTCTGGGGTTCTCCTTTGGCACTCCACCAGGCCAGAAGTTCGCCCGGTGGAGGTTTGAGGGAGTTTGAGTTTGGTACTACAGTCATATCAACCAAGAGCTTGTTAGCGTACTGCTTGATAGAATGCAAGAGATGAATAAGAAAGTGGTAAATCTAAGGGTGACGAAATTTGGATGAAGTTGCTAAAAAGCTAGCAGAATGGCAATGGACCTATGCTCCACAAGATCCTATTGCCTATGCAGAATTAGAAAAACGAATCGCAAAAATCGGTAAAAGATCGAGCTTAATAACATACTCTGATCTGGTCAGCGGTATAGAGTTTCATTTGCCTAGTGTTGGTGATGGAGATACATATTACATGAACACCTCTGGCTTGACAGGATTAGATAGACATATTATTGGCGATTTTCTAGGGCAAATTTCATGTCATAGCTATTGTGAGTATGGCTTTATGGCAAACGCACTTGTCGTAAATCGCACTGAATATAAGCCAAGTAAGATTTTTTTCGATTGGATGGAGTTACTAAATATATTGCCTGACAAAAAGGAAGACACTGTTTTAAACTTCTGGACAGAGCAAGTCAATAAAGCCCACAGCTGGTATAAATCGCAACGAAGGATATCAACTTAAGTTGATAATGGAGTTCTCCTTGCAGACCTGTACCCCTGGGTTTGACTGGCAGGCTGGCATCAAGATTACGATCGCACCCACAATACGGCAGATCAGAACGCAACCAAACCTGATGCCAGCGATGGGATAGTTGACAAATCAATTGGAACGGCTTTTATTGTCTTAATTTATAGGTAATCAAGTACAAGTTTGCATATGATTAATTGGGTACTTTCTATTGTGGCGCTAGTTGTAGCCCTTACTGTCCTGGGATTGCTGCTTGATCGTCTATTCAGAAATCGACGGCCACTTCCCTTGCTTCCACTATTGCACCGAATGCTAATTTTGATGATCGGTCATACCATTACATCCATCCTGTTTATAGTAGTGTTGGAACCATCAGGCCCTTGCATGCTATTTATCTCAGGAATTTCTGGTGGCTTTTGGAATGTAATGTGCTCCAAGAAATATGTCGGACATACTCCAGAGAACGGGTGATCAGGTTAGCGCCTCCTCTGTAATCATATCTTTTTCTTAGCTATAGACCTCGCGTTGATCCGTTGCTGTCGCTGTTGAGGTAGACATGAATCCCCCCCGCACAGCTAAAGCTCTACGGGAATTGTGTTTCACGGATAAAATCAAAAAAGTCTCCGCACGGTCAAAGCAAGGTAATCCCTACGAAGACCGAAGCCTGCCAAACGATTGAACTGATGGAGTTTAAAGCAGACCGATATGTTTTTTTAGGAGCTGGTATCAAACTTGAGATCGCATCCCCAATACCGAAAACAAGACCGAATAGTTCCTAGCCATCAACGGGTCAACGAGAATTCCCATAGACCCCCTATACTCAAACATTGGAATTCCAATGATTCAATCGTGGCAAGGGTTTAAGGTATGCTAAGGACAAGATGTTCTTAGCATCAAAGGCATCTTGGCAAAGCTTCCTGAGTTTGACTCGCAGTCTGGTCTTGTGGTTTGCGATGGTCTACAAACTACAATACCACCAACAGCCAAAATCCCAGACACACCAAAGATAGCCCAGGTCCAGGAAGCTCCCAGGTGAGGGCTTGAGAGGGGCCTCCAAGGTACTGGGAATTGATGGGGGAGTGTGGGGCTTTCTCGACATGAAAGGTAGGGTTTTCATACTTCTCAATCAAAGGTCAGATATTGCATATTGGAGTTAAGACAAACAAAGCGGTTACTGCCGCTACACGATTAATAGTCATTGTGAGGTAAAAATCCTATGATGATTCGCTACTGGAACCCAATTGAAGAAGTAGATTCTGTTCGTCACCAACTTGATCATCTTTTTGAAGGAATTTTCGATACTGATGAATCCCCAACCCATGCAAGTTGGACGCCTGCAATAGATCTCTGGGATAGGGGAGATGCCTTAATTCTGAAAGCCTTTTTACCCGGTGTAAAATCAGAAGACCTAGACATCCAAGCTACTCGTGAATCTATTTCGATCTCTGGAGAACGTCATATTGGCCAATTAGAAGAAGGTGCACGACGGTTATTCACAGACATTAATTATGGTCGCTTCCGTCGAGCTGCTAAACTGCCCATTGCTATCCAAAATACGGAAGTAGAGGCGTCTTTTGAGCAAGGCATTCTCACTCTCACACTTCCTAAGGTTGAAACAGAACAGAACAAAGTTGTCAAAGTCAACCTTTTAGACAGCAATAATGGCGAGACTTCTCAGACCGAATTAGAGTCTAGCCACACCTCTGAAGATAGCTAACACAAGTCTCTGGATTCAAGTCCCTAATTTAAGCGCAGGAAGATCTAAAGCATGTAATTGCACAGGCTAGCAGATCTTCCTGCGCTTAAATTATTAATTCAAAAATGGGAAGGCGGTCCAGGACGATAATCCACCAAGCAAATTAACCACGATGCAGCTCTAAAGCTTGATAGCATAAACTCAAACAATCAATCTGGAGAG contains:
- a CDS encoding Hsp20/alpha crystallin family protein, with translation MMIRYWNPIEEVDSVRHQLDHLFEGIFDTDESPTHASWTPAIDLWDRGDALILKAFLPGVKSEDLDIQATRESISISGERHIGQLEEGARRLFTDINYGRFRRAAKLPIAIQNTEVEASFEQGILTLTLPKVETEQNKVVKVNLLDSNNGETSQTELESSHTSEDS
- a CDS encoding DUF3768 domain-containing protein, with product MTTTEVTQAPTIAQLNDRFRKGDHTLGQVYTTQLVKGLSSEAQQELFRLVRVFDDFTEDNDPWQEHDYGRIEFKGEQYLWKIDYFDKKLEYGSDEPGNTAVTTRVLTLMHSSEY
- a CDS encoding helix-turn-helix transcriptional regulator, whose translation is MLTLLKLVENLELSFSQWFLLTRRTQGLTQDDVAEALGISGQSVSNWERGRSIPTLTIDQIKTLCRILNCTLDDIPNADVE
- a CDS encoding sterol desaturase family protein; translation: MGRYFITAGGTHWLLHLILGEQLLDTWFGNRQQEQKAISEDIKLSTLSAIFFALSAACFMGCYQLGVTRVYTQLRVQDLTYLVTSYLGVLILQDTYFYFMHRLFHLPMLFKRFHQGHHRSRIPTPWTSFAFDPLEAAIQAFFLFCITLIIPLHYDVLLALLTTMTIWAVGNHLGFQIIPDSRLSRWWGRWCIGSTHHLVHHNRYSRHYGLYFTFWDKLLGTQDINYEAKRS